From Saccharomycodes ludwigii strain NBRC 1722 chromosome IV, whole genome shotgun sequence, one genomic window encodes:
- the PFF1 gene encoding Pff1p (similar to Saccharomyces cerevisiae YBR074W | PFF1 | Protease in FXNA-related Family) produces MSPIRIDKATPEELSILDKAWVHLHQISKHPHPYSSGPENDHVHDYIYNSIEKIVQHIPNPDFISLSSDNVPNGASIVTPIKEIFKQQDVFDAASTATRVIYYESNNIVVKIEGLDPSLTKDDGLLFSAHFDSVPMANGVTDDGKGIVTMLSLFEYFAHNRPKRTLIFNFNNNEEFGLLGATIFNNYHPWKKLVKYVINLEGTGTGKGERAVLFRTSGIDTAQIYQKAVRDQPFGNSIYQQGFYNGYVHSETDYKIYESSLKGWDIAFYKPRDLYHTFKDSIIYTDKSSLFSMLHTTFQLSTYIANTEKLNDEKEETPAIYFDFGGKFFCFNSKKFTNINLLLLILAPILCIIAELVVKRNYYNAKGYTLFTWIKLPISLIISLGGLALLEKFLLNTNPMLPSRNFWILVILFTTSFVLLNYMCLRWNSTRNHGNVDSTGSGDSIQNNNCSNCDDILKTIFIIELNFVLWGILLYLTIENYKHEYKDTGIYPFTFIYFAYSIGSILGSLFDPYYHCSNGSQNNTTPQALEADVSSFNSTNHEPENRPLLNITSTTSNHTSYVNEDSHSVSSSHEDSSLYDNQIESISSNSFSHAVPGYYVWSIQFIVIVSISLFTVFTCGGLILDALNQTIQESSESTLKIFDLIMLISVFLGLPLLPFIMNLNYYAIISFFLLFLATLPLSINLAPFTESEPLKLRVADYRLLGIDGNLRKEIVVYGRDIDTNYLENYSSGGVDSTITSMSLIENVIGSLPSQSKQNNITCLPARDGNVRCSYEPFYRKNHRRNDTNSEGNTFEIQVISNNRLSPSRSKYEPVVVELKIRAKPNNRICNINFEKGNSLKRVTVKTTDDNTGKTFIKKEGYGIDEVQLHKLEYTGDTDYHVSIEWLPKILIDENVVVDDNTDSLHIDVSCFWGDYLSFSANGNSTNNKIDIISPGIYELLTYSPSNIIYTNLERGMVIAKLVDYKL; encoded by the coding sequence ATGAGCCCCATTCGTATTGATAAAGCTACCCCTGAAGAATTATCTATATTAGATAAAGCTTGGGTGCATTTACATCAAATATCCAAACACCCACATCCTTACTCCAGTGGACCTGAAAATGATCACGTTCATGATTACATATACAACAGTATTGAGAAAATAGTTCAACATATTCCAAATCCTGACTTTATTTCTTTGAGTAGTGATAATGTTCCTAATGGTGCTTCTATCGTCACCCCcattaaagaaattttcAAACAACAAGATGTTTTCGACGCGGCTTCAACTGCTACAAGAGTGATTTATTATGAATCTAAcaatattgttgttaaaaTTGAAGGACTAGATCCTAGCTTAACTAAGGACGATGGTCTACTATTTTCTGCTCATTTTGATTCTGTTCCCATGGCTAATGGTGTTACTGATGACGGTAAAGGAATAGTCACCATGTTGTCCTTGTTTGAGTATTTTGCACACAACAGGCCCAAACGTACTTTAATTTTCAACTTTAACAACAATGAAGAATTTGGGTTGCTAGGTGCaacaatttttaacaattatCATCCATGGAAAAAACTAGTCAAATATGTTATCAATTTAGAAGGTACTGGTACTGGTAAGGGAGAAAGGGCTGTTTTGTTTAGAACAAGTGGTATAGATACTGctcaaatttatcaaaaggCGGTACGTGATCAACCTTTTGGTAACTCAATATATCAGCAGGGCTTTTACAATGGCTACGTCCACAGTGAAACTGATTATAAGATTTATGAGTCCAGCTTAAAAGGTTGGGATATTGCATTTTATAAGCCACGGGACTTGTATCATACTTTCAAAGattctattatttataCCGACAAGAGCTCATTATTTAGTATGTTACACACCACTTTCCAACTATCTACGTATATCGCAAATACTGAGAAATTAAAcgatgaaaaagaagaaaccCCAGCAAtctattttgattttggtgggaaatttttttgtttcaacagtaaaaaatttacgAACATAAACCTTTTATTGCTGATACTTGCTCCAATTTTATGTATTATAGCCGAATTAGTCGTCAAAAGGAATTATTATAACGCCAAGGGGTATACTTTATTCACGTGGATTAAGTTGCCTATTTCCTTGATTATATCGCTTGGTGGCTTGGCTCTTTTGGAGAAATTTTTGCTTAATACTAATCCAATGTTACCATCCCGTAATTTCTGGATattggttattttattcaCAACCTCCTTTGTTTTACTCAACTATATGTGTTTAAGATGGAATAGTACCAGGAATCATGGCAACGTCGACAGTACTGGCAGCGGTGACAGTATTCAGAACAACAATTGCAGCAATTGTGAcgatattttgaaaacgatttttataattgaaTTAAACTTTGTATTATGgggtatattattatacctaacaattgaaaattataaacATGAATACAAAGATACCGGTATTTATCCCTTTACTTTCATATATTTTGCATATTCCATTGGCAGTATTTTAGGCAGTTTGTTTGACCCATATTATCACTGTAGTAATGGTTCACAAAACAATACTACTCCACAGGCATTGGAAGCTGATGTTAGCTCATTTAATTCCACTAACCATGAACCTGAAAATAGACCGTTATTGAACATAACTTCAACTACTTCAAACCATACATCATATGTAAATGAAGATAGTCATTCTGTTAGCTCTTCGCACGAAGATTCGTCTCTCTATGACAACCAAATTGAATCAATTTCATCTAATTCCTTTTCTCATGCAGTTCCCGGATACTATGTTTGGTCGATTCAATTTATAGTTATTGTGAGTATTTCTCTGTTCACTGTATTTACCTGTGGTGGGTTAATTTTAGACGCTTTGAACCAAACAATTCAAGAAAGTTCTGAATCTAccttgaaaatatttgacCTTATTATGTTGATTAGTGTTTTTCTTGGATTGCCGCTATTACCATTTATTATGAACCTAAATTATTATGCcattatttctttctttttattatttttggctACTTTACCTTTAAGCATTAACTTGGCTCCGTTTACAGAATCTGAGCCTCTAAAATTGCGTGTTGCGGACTATCGTTTATTGGGAATTGATGGGAACctaagaaaagaaattgtGGTGTACGGTAGGGACATTGATACCAATTATTTAGAGAATTATTCTTCTGGCGGTGTTGATAGTACGATCACCTCAATGTCTTTGATTGAAAATGTTATTGGATCGCTACCTTCTCAATCGAAGCAAAACAACATTACATGTTTGCCTGCAAGAGATGGAAATGTTCGTTGCAGTTATGAGCCTTTTTACAGAAAGAATCATCGGAGGAATGATACCAATTCTGAAGGTAATACTTTTGAAATACAAGTTATATCTAATAACAGATTATCGCCATCAAGATCTAAATACGAACCTGTTGTGGTGGAATTGAAGATACGGGCTAAACCAAACAACAGAATatgtaatattaattttgaaaagggCAATTCATTGAAAAGAGTTACTGTAAAGACTACTGATGATAATACTGGTAAAACATTTATTAAGAAGGAAGGGTATGGTATAGACGAAGTACAGCTACATAAGTTAGAATATACTGGGGATACCGATTATCACGTCAGCATTGAATGGTTACCTAAAATCTTAATAGATGAAAATGTGGTTGTCGATGATAATACTGATTCTTTACACATAGATGTTTCATGTTTTTGGGGTGATTACTTGAGTTTTAGCGCTAATGGTAAtagtaccaataataaaattgatattATATCGCCTGGTATCTATGAATTGCTTACTTATTCTCCATCCAATATTATATACACAAATTTGGAAAGAGGGATGGTAATTGCAAAATTAGTGGATTATAAACTATGA